In the Malaclemys terrapin pileata isolate rMalTer1 chromosome 12, rMalTer1.hap1, whole genome shotgun sequence genome, one interval contains:
- the LOC128846149 gene encoding basement membrane-specific heparan sulfate proteoglycan core protein-like, giving the protein MQTLGHIRTAKRRGWDPNRSSLQILPQLVSPAAPFQAPTVIMDPQQPVYVPGERLTLKCSAPGGEAVTSYQFYNPRGERVFTETTSLPGGPWLVLTAETGKTGAYSCEYWAVRDGQTIYSARSQPVQVSVLDFPVAPSISVVSDPPGKSPVTIECSAPPGHMAKRYQFLRQGNVITSQPGTRLQLRQSDLDATGPYTCSYEINVSGRMIQSLPSAPLSIHLTGVPLPPLAPQIILDPPKRIYFQGEHVKLTCSVPGSEQVRGYRFYHQRGEQISELDEGAWLERTAMTGNTGAYSCAYWIIRSGQVILSGKSESVSITVTAPPLAPKLSLHPKLPVYLPGEKVTLNCSVPRGEEVAGFRFHQHRGDQTPEELPAASGGAQMELTTQRGNDGTYTCQYWRWEARQEIASENSNRITVSVSVPPAAPQLSVSPSHPSYIPGNSVTLTCSAPGGHTLSRIQFLEGQNLDSQASGPDPLNLSRALQLPPLTPSHSGAYSCGYWFLESGQEIPSRPSHPVRILVLVSPSTPELPPAPRLTLAPPHPVYVPGERVTLRCSAPWGEGVAGYRFYRQRGGLIADRVPEPTGGARLELRAETGTAGLYVCVYWTLHAGREVPSGESRPVSVSFLSPDTPGKPSVSLSPDYSAYVAGDRVEINCSAPSGASPVKYGLYENGKPLGSLLGNASYWQKDLQANGTRNATRSFACIYVELIQGRKVLSYASDPVSISVFPAPAAPSLQLIPPLPLYVTGETVTAECVVPAGPYILRAHLVLRDGETLREQLGPWFPLNITPSDSGTYQCRYSSELHRRHLRSPPSEPVPLSVTDPPPQPALSVDPPSGVVSEGLPLLITCTAPGDTSERRFHFYKDGAEIISGDTGPQISTTEPSTDSMNFSVFTVPWAGPNNTGEFSCGYEVNMSGRWIPSPRSQAVTITVTAWSLPVPLVAGCGGAATALALLLLLIYLCRKKTAGA; this is encoded by the exons ATGCAGACCTTGGGCCACATCCGCACTGCAAAGCGACGGGGCTGGGACCCGAATCGCT CTTCTCTCCAGATCCTTCCCCAGCTGGTGTCACCTGCAG CCCCCTTCCAAGCCCCCACAGTCATCATGGACCCCCAGCAGCCTGTGTATGTCCCGGGGGAGCGTCTCACCCTCAAATGCTCGGCCCCTGGCGGGGAGGCGGTGACAAGCTACCAGTTCTACAATCCACGCGGGGAACGGGTCTTCACGGAAACTACTAGCCTACCCGGGGGGCCCTGGCTGGTCCTGACGGCTGAGACAGGGAAGACAGGGGCGTACAGCTGTGAGTACTGGGCAGTGAGAGATGGACAGACCATCTACTCTGCACGCAGCCAGCCCGTCCAGGTATCAGTACTGG ATTTCCCTGTTGCTCCATCAATCTCTGTGGTTTCTGATCCCCCCGGGAAGAGCCCTGTTACCATCGAATGCTCGGCCCCTCCGGGACACATGGCTAAAAGGTACCAGTTCCTGAGGCAGGGGAATGTCATTACCTCACAGCCGGGTACCCGTCTCCAGCTCCGTCAGTCTGATTTGGACGCTACCGGCCCTTACACCTGCAGCTATGAGATCAATGTCTCAGGGAGAATGATCCAGTCACTGCCGAGTGCCCCCCTCTCAATCCATCTGACGG GTGTCCCACTCCCCCCGCTGGCCCCCCAAATCATTCTGGACCCCCCGAAACGCATCTATTTTCAAGGGGAACATGTCAAGCTCACCTGCTCAGTTCCTGGCAGCGAGCAGGTGAGGGGATACAGATTCTACCATCAAAGAGGAGAGCAGATCTCCGAGCTGGACGAGGGGGCTTGGCTGGAGCGCACGGCTATGACTGGGAATACTGGGGCATACTCCTGTGCCTATTGGATAATCCGATCTGGGCAAGTGATCCTGTCAGGGAAGAGTGAATCTGTCTCCATCACTGTGACTG CTCCTCCACTGGCCCCCAAACTCTCTCTGCATCCCAAGCTCCCTGTGTACCTGCCCGGAGAGAAGGTCACCCTCAACTGCTCAGTCCCCCGTGGCGAGGAGGTGGCGGGGTTCAGGTTCCACCAGCACAGAGGGGATCAGACCCCGGAAGAGCTGCCAGCTGCCAGCGGGGGGGCCCAGATGGAGCTCACAACGCAGAGGGGGAATGACGGCACCTACACCTGTCAGTACTGGAGATGGGAGGCCAGGCAGGAGATTGCATCTGAGAACAGTAACAGGATCACTGTATCAGTGTCAG tccccccagctgccccccagctctctgTGTCCCCGTCCCATCCCAGCTACATCCCCGGCAACTCCGTCACCCTGACATGCTCGGCTCCTGGGGGCCACACGCTGTCGAGGATCCAGTTTCTCGAGGGTCAGAACCTAGATTCCCAGGCATCCGGTCCTGACCCACTCAACCTCAGCCGCGCCCTCCAGCTGCCCCCCCTGACCCCATCGCACTCTGGGGCATACAGCTGTGGGTACTGGTTCCTGGAATCGGGGCAGGAGATCCCATCCAGGCCAAGCCACCCCGTCCGCATCCTGGTGCTGG tctCTCCATCTACCCCagagctgccccctgccccccggctcaCTCTGGCTCCCCCACACCCCGTGTATGTCCCAGGGGAGCGGGTGACCCTCAGGTGCTCGGCTccctggggtgagggggtggcCGGGTACAGATTCTACAGGCAGCGAGGGGGGCTGATCGCTGACAGGGTCCCTGAGCCGACTGGGGGCGCCcggctggagctcagggctgagACGGGGACGGCCGGGCTGTACGTCTGTGTGTACTGGACACTGCACGCCGGGCGAGAGGTGCCATCCGGGGAGAGCCGGCCTGTCTCCGTGTC GTTTCTCTCCCCAGATACCCCCGGGAAGCCCTCGGTGTCCCTGTCTCCGGACTATTCGGCCTACGTGGCTGGAGACAGGGTGGAAATTAACTGCTCGGCTCCCTCTGGTGCCTCCCCGGTGAAGTATGGGCTCTACGAGAATGGGAAGCCACTAGGGTCCCTGTTGGGAAACGCTTCATATTGGCAGAAGGATCTTCAAGCCAATGGCACCAGAAATGCCACCCGGTCCTTCGCCTGCATCTACGTGGAGCTGATCCAGGGGAGGAAAGTGCTCTCCTACGCCAGCGACCCCGTCTCCATCTCCGTGTTCCCAGCACCGGCTGCCCCGTCGCTGCAGCTCATCCCGCCCCTCCCGCTCTATGTGACGGGCGAGACGGTGACGGCCGAGTGCGTTGTCCCCGCTGGGCCCTACATCCTGCGGGCCCACTTGGTGCTGAGAGACGGGGAGACACTTCGAGAACAACTGGGGCCCTGGTTCCCCCTGAATATCACCCCCAGCGACAGTGGGACCTACCAGTGCCGGTACAGCTCAGAGCTCCACAGACGCCACCTCCGCTCACCCCCCAGCGAGCCAGTGCCACTGAGCGTGACTG ATCCCCCTCCACAGCCAGCGCTGAGTGTGGATCCCCCATCTGGAGTGGTGAGCGAAGGGCTCCCCCTGCTCATCACCTGCACGGCCCCCGGGGACACCAGCGAGAGGAGGTTTCACTTCTACAAGGATGGAGCTGAGATAATCTCTGGGGACACAGGGCCTCAGATCAGCACCACGGAGCCCAGCACCGACTCTATGAACTTCTCTGTGTTCACCGTCCCATGGGCCGGTCCCAATAACACCGGGGAATTCAGCTGTGGGTACGAGGTGAACATGAGCGGCAGGTGGATCCCATCCCCCAGGAGCCAGGCTGTGACTATCACTGTGACAG CCTGGTCTCTGCCCGTCCCCCTGGTGGCTGGGTGCGGTGGGGCTGCCACGgctctggctctgctgctgctgctcatctACCTCTGCAGGAAGAAGACAGCAGGTGCGTGA